The Arthrobacter sp. PM3 genome contains the following window.
GCCAGCCAGCGCGAGATCTTCCGCATCGGTAACGACGCCGCCGCCAACACCGGGAACCTTTCGCCGCTCATTGCGGCGGCCGTGATGTACCTGATCCTGACCGTTCCGCTCACGCACCTGGTCAACTACATCGACAACCGCCTGCGCACCGGCCGTCCGGAAAAACGGCAACCGGACGACGCCGCAGCCCTGATCGGGAAGGGAGCACAGCCATGAGCGACTTCGCCTCCGGCTCGCTGACCGGCAAGAACCTGCACCTGTCCTTCGGCTCGAACCATGTCCTGCGCGGCATCGACCTGCACGTCGAGAAGGGCACCACCGCCTCGGTGATCGGCCCCTCCGGGTCGGGCAAGTCCACGCTGCTGCGGGTCATGAACCGCCTGATCGAACCGGACCAGGGCGACATCCTGCTCGACGGCCGGTCCGTCCTGAAGGACAACCCGGACGAGCTCCGGCAGCGGATCGGCATGGTGTTCCAGCAGTTCAACCTGTTCCCGCACAAGACCGTGGTGGACAACGTCTCGCTGGCGCTGCGGAAGCTGCGAAAGCTCCCCGCCGAGCAGGCGCGCGCCGAGGCGCTCGAACAGCTGGACCTCGTGGGCCTCAAGCACAAGGCCGACGCGCGCCCTGCCAACCTCTCCGGCGGGCAGCAACAGCGCGTCGCCATTGCCCGCGCCCTGGCCATGAAGCCGGAGGTGATGTTCTTCGACGAGGCCACCTCCGCGCTCGACCCGGAGCTTGTCAAGGGCGTCCTGGCGCTGATGACCGACCTCGCCAAGGGCGGCATGACCATGGTGGTGGTGACGCACGAGATGGGATTCTCCCGCAACGTCTCGGACACCGTCACGTTCATGGACGGCGGCGTCGTGGTGGAATCCGGCCCGCCGGAGCAGATCTTCACCAACCCGCAGACCGAGCGGCTGCAGGGTTTCCTCTCCGACGTGCTGTAGGACTGCCGGCCGCGCCGGCCCGGCGCCAAGAGCAGCGACAGCAGCGCAAACACTGATGGCACCCGCCGCGGCGGGTGCCATCAGTGTTTAATCAGACGTGCTCAGGCCTTGGCTGCTGCCGCCGCCTTGGCCGCGGCCGGCAGGGCGTCGAAGATCCGGTTCATCGCGGCGTCGTCGTGCGCGGCGGAGAGGAACCAGGCTTCGAAGACCGATGGCGGGAGGTAGACCCCGGAGTCCAGCATGGAGTGGAAGAACGGGGCGTAGCGGAACACGTCCTGGCCCTGGGCGTCGTCGTAGTTGTGGACGCCGCGCGCGCCCGTGCCGAACGCCACGGAGAACAGGTTGCCGGCGCGCTGGATCGAGTGGTCCACGCCGGCGGCATCGAGGGCGGAGGACAGCGCTGCGGACAGTTCCAGCGAGCGGGCGTCCACGAACGAGTAGACCTCCGGGGTGGCGTGCGTGAGCGTCGCGACACCGGCGGCCATCGCCACCGGGTTACCGGAGAGGGTGCCGGCCTGGTAGACGGGACCCACAGGAGCGAGGTAGTCCATGACTTCGGCGCGGCCCCCGAGGGCCGCCGTCGGCATGCCGCCGCCGATCACCTTCCCGAACGTCAGCAGGTCCGGCGCCCAGGGGTCGGCGGCGTCGGCTGCCCCGCCGGTCAGGCCCCAGTAGCCGGAGTATCCGGTGCGGAACCCGGTGAGGACTTCGTCGAGGATGAGCAGTGCGCCGTGCTCGCGGGTGATCCGGGACAGGCCGGCGTTGAAGCCCTCCCCCGGGGTCACCACGCCCATGTTGGCCGGGGCGGCTTCGGTGATGACCGCGGCGATGCTGTCGCCGTGCTTCGCGAACGCGGCCTCGACGGCGGCGAGGTCGTTGTACGGGAGCACAAGCGTCTCCGCGGCGGTCGCGGCCGTGACACCGGCCGAGCCGGGCAGCGCCAGGGTCGCCAGGCCGGAGCCCGCGGCGGCGAGGAGGCCGTCGAGGTGGCCGTGGTAGCAGCCGGCGAACTTGATGACGAGGTTCCGGCCGGTGTAGCCGCGGGCCAGCCGGATGGCGGTCATGGTGGCTTCGGTGCCGGTGGAGACCATCCGGACGCGTTCGGCGGCCGGGACGCGTTCCTTGACGATCGCGGCGAGGTTCGCCTCGTCCGGCGTGGACGCGCCGAAGGACAGGCCGCGGTCGACGGCGGCGTGCACGGCGGCGAGGACCTCCGGGTGGGCGTGTCCCAGCAGCGCCGGGCCCCAGGAACAGACGAGGTCGACGTAGTCGGCGCCGTCGGCGTCGGTGAGGTAGGCGCCTTTGGCGGACACCATGAACCGCGGCGTCCCGCCGACCGACCCGAAGGCGCGCACGGGTGAGTTCACGCCGCCGGGCATCAGCTGGCGGGCGCGGTCAAAGAGTTCCTCGTTGCGAGGCATGCTGGAAGTCATGGTTCCTATTCTTTCAGTTCGCTGGCGGGGCGGTTCACGGCTGCCGCGGCGGGCAGTTCGCGGGCCGGGTCAGCCGGCGGCCGGCCCGGCCAGCAGGGCGGACACCCGGGGCGCCACTTCGGTGCCGAACAGCTCGATGGAGCGCATCATGGCCGCGTGCGGCAGGGTGCCGTTGCTGTACTTCAGGTCGAAGCGGTCCACGCCCAGGTTCTTCTTCAGCAGGGCGATCTTCGCGGCCACGGTTTCCGGGGAGCCGACGTAGAGTGCCCCTTCGGGCGTGCACATGGCGTCGAATTCGGTCCTGCTGCCCGGTCCCCAGCCGCGTTCCGCGCCGATCCGGTTGCGCATGGCGATCCAGTGCGGGAAGAACTCCTCCCGGGCGTCCTCGTCCGTGGCGGCGACGTGGCCGGGCGAATGCGTGGCCATCTGCTGCATCGGGTGCCCGTACTTGGCCATGGCCTCACGGTAGAGCCCGGCCAGCGGAGCGAAGGACCGCGGCTGGCCGCCGATGATGGCGAAGATGATGGGGTAGCCGTATTCGGCGCAGCGCAGCACGGATTCAGGGGTGCCGCCGACGCCGATCCAGGCCGGCAGAAGGTGGTGTTCCAGCGGCGGGTAGACGCTCAGGCCCTTGATGGCCGGCCGGGTGCGGCCTTCCCAGTGGACGGGTTCCTGCGCCCGGACCCTGTCGAAGAGTTCGAGCTTCTCCTCGAAGAGGACGTCGTAGTCCGCCAGGTCCAGGCCGAACAGCGGGAACGACTCGATGAACGATCCCCGGCCCAGCATGACCTCGGCCCGGCCGCTGGAGAGGGCGTCCACCGTCGCGAAGCGCTGGAAGACCCGGATCGGGTCATCGGAGCTGAGCACCGTCACGGCGGAACCGAGCCGGATGCGTTTGGTCCGCGCGGCCGCCGCGGCCAGGAAGACCTCGGGGGCGGACACCGCGAAGTCGCGGCGGTGGTGCTCCCCCACGCCGAAGGCGTGCAGGCCCACCTCGTCGGCCAGTTCGGCCTGCTCCAGGAGCTGCCGGAGGACCTGGGCGTGCGGGACGGGGTGGCCGTCGGGGAAGACGCCGACGTCACCGAAGGTGTTCAGGCCCAGGAGGATGCGTTCGGGCCCCACCGGTGCGGTGGGACCGGCCGGCAGGGCGGGCCCGGAGGCCGGGGCCGCGCTCATCAGGACTCCTTCAGCCAGCCGGCGAGTTCGCTCGCCCAGTAGGTGAGCACCATGTTCGCGCCGGCACGTTTGATGCCCAGGACGGATTCGGTGATGGCGGCCCGGCGGTCGATCCAGCCGTTCGCGGCGGCAGCCTCGATCATCGAGTATTCGCCCGAGATCTGGTAGGCCGCCACGGGGACCGGGCTCATGGCGGCGACGTCGGCGAGGATGTCCAGGTAGCTCATGGCCGGCTTCACCATGACCATGTCCGCGCCCTCGGCCAGGTCCAGGTCCACCTCCAGGATGGCCTCCCGGCGGTTGGCGGCGTCCATCTGGTAGGTGCGGCGGTCGCCGGTCAGCTGCGAGTCGACGGCTTCCCGGAACGGTCCGTAGAACGCGGAGGCGTATTTCGCGGCGTAGGCCACGACCGCGGTGTTGGCGTGCCCGGCGTCCTCGAGGGCCTGCCGGATCACTGCGACCTGGCCGTCCATCATGCCGGACGGGCCCAGCACGTGGGCGCCGGCGTCGGCCTGGGCGACGGCCATCCGGCCGTAGATCTCCAGCGTCGCGTCGTTGTCGACGTAGCCGTTGGCGTCCAGGACGCCGCAGTGGCCGTGGTCGGTGAATTCGTCGAGGCAGACATCGCTCATGACCACGAGGTCGTCGCCGACCTCGGCGCGGACGTCCCGGATGGCCTTGTTCAGGACCCCGTCCGGATCCAGGGACGCGGTGCCGCGCGCGTCCCGGACGGCGGGGACACCGAAGAGCATGATGCCGCCGACGCCGAGCTCCACGGCCTCGGCCGCGGCCCGCTTGAGCGAGTCCGTGGTGTGCTGCTGCACCCCGGGCATCGAGGCAATGGGGTTGGGCTCGTCCAGGCCTTCCCGGATGAAGGCGGGCAGGATCAGCTCCGCGGCGGAGAGGCGGTGTTCTGCGGTCAGCCGCCGCATCGCGGGGATGGTGCGCAGCCGGCGCGGCCGGTGGGTCGGGAAGCTCATGTGTTGTCCTTCGCTCGATGCTCTGCTGGAAAACGGTCTGCGGGAAGCCGGCCGGCCGGGCGGCGGTCTGCCGTCTCCTGTGACCGGACGACGGCGGCGACGAGGCCCGACGCCGTCGGAGTTTCGGCGACGGCGTCCACGGTGAGCCCAAGGCGGTCCGCCTCGGCCGCCGTCGAGCGCCCGATGGCGACGAACCGGCAGGTGCCAAGCGGGGCGAGGTCTGCCTGGATGCGCCGGGCGGCGCTCGGTGAAGCGGCGACGACGGCGTCCAGCCGGCCGGCCCGGATCTCGCCTTTCGCGGCGGCCAGGGTCAGCACGTCGGCCGGCTGGCCGGCGCCGGGCTGTTCCAGCGGCGGCTGGCAGGCCGGCAGCCCCAGGCGGGGATCCGCCGGGTAGTCCACGGTCCGGTACGCGGTGACGGCCTGCACCGAGGCACCGCGGGCTTCGAGGCCGCGGCGGAGCCGGGGATCGGCGATGTCCGCCTGCGGGAGCAGTACGCTGCTGCGGCCTTCGGGCCAGATGCCGAGCAGCCCGGTTCCGGACTGCTGCGCCGTGGGCGCCAGGTCCACGCTGACACCCCGGGACTCGAGGATATGCCGCGTGGCGGGACCGATCGTGGCGACCTGGACGTGCCCGGGCAGCCAGGCGCACAGGGAGGAGCCCCGCTCCGCGGCTTTGGCCTCGAGCACCTGGACGGTGGTGACGCTGCTGATCACGAGCCAGTTGTAGGCACCGGCGCCGAGGGCATCGAAGGCGACGTCCAGGGAGTGCTGGTCGCTGGCCACTTCGAAATCGATCAGGGGCAGCAGCACGGGATCGGCACCGAGCCGGCGCAGGGCGGCGACGAGTTCGCCGGAGCGGTCCGGGCTGCGGGCGATCAGGATCCGGGCACCGTCCAGGGCCCCGTCCCCGGACGCCTCCGTCCCGCTCCCGGGGGCCCGGGCGCTGTCCCGGGTGCGGGCGCTCTCCTGTCCCATGGTGTGCTGGCTCCCGTGGCTCAGGACGCGGCCAGGTCCGCGATATCGGCGGCACCGCGGGCCAGCAGGACCTCGGCGAGTTCGATTCCCAGCAGGGTTGCCCCCACTTCGGTCAGCCCGTCGGTGGCCTTCCTGTCCCGGACGCTGGCCGTGCCGTCGACGGCGCAGACCACGGCTTCGAGGTGCAGCATGCTGCCCTTGCGGTAGGCGTACGCGCCCACCGGTGCGGCGCAGCCGGCCTCGAGGCGGGCCAGGAGCGCCCGTTCGGCGGTCACGGCAAGCCGGGTGTCGGGGTCGTCGAGGGCGGCGAGGGCCTGGGCGAGGACGCCCTGGGAGCCGTCCGTGGAGCCGGCCTTGCGGGGCGCGTCGGCTGTGCGGCATTCGAGGGCGAGGGAACCCTGCCCGGCGGCGGGCAGCATGATGTCCGTTGCCAGGTATTCGGTCACGGCGTCGAGCCGGCCGATCCGCTGCAGGCCGGCGGCGGCCAGGACCACCGCGTCGAGGTCGCACGACTTGCCTTCGACGACGGCGTCGGTGGTGTTGCCCGGCAGCCCCGGGACGCGTCCGAGCCGGGTGTCGACGTTGCCGCGGATGTCACGGATGTCCAGGTCCGGCCGGGCCGCGCGCAGCTGCGCCGCACGGCGCGGTGAGCCGGTGCCCACGGTGGCCCCGGCGGGCAGGTCCGCGAGGTTCAGGCCGTCGCGGGCGCAGAGGACGTCGCGGACGTCGACGCGTTTCGGCGTCGCCGCGAGGCTCAGGCCGAGGGCCGGCCCGGTGGGCAGGTCCTTGAGTGAATGCACGGCGACGTCACACGCGTCCCGCAGCAGGGCATCGCGCAGGGCCGCGACGAACACTCCGGTGCCGCCCATTTGGGACAGCGGGCCGGTGAGGACGTCGCCGTCCGTGCGGACATGCACGAGTTCGACGGCGAACCCGCCGACGGCGGCCAGCTGGTCCGCGGTCTGCTGGGTCTGGGTGAGGGCGAGCTTGCTGGCGCGGGTGCCGATCCGGACGGTCACAGTGCTGCCTGACCTGCGGCCGGGTAGGGATCGTGCCCCGTTCCGACCGTGGTGTCCGCGCCCGCGATGGTGGGCTTTTCGCCGCGGAAGTTGGCGCAGCAGCCCGGCCGGCAGACGTCGTACCAGGGGCCGAGCCGGGTCAGGTGCGGGCGGTCCGCGATATTGTTCGCCGCGGTCCGTTCGCAGATCAGGTCCACCACCCCTGTGACGAACTTGCGGTGGGTTCCGGGCGTGGGCACACGGATGGCCGTCAGGCCAAGGTTGGCGCAGGTCTCGAGGGCCTCGGTGTCCAGGTCCCAGACGACTTCCATGTGGTCGCTGACGAAGCCCAGCGGCACGATCACGATGCCCTTGACGCCCTGGCCGGCGAGCTCCTCAATGGCGTCGTTGATGTCGGGTTCAAGCCACGGGACGTGCGGGGCGCCGGACCGGGACTGGTAGACCAGGGACCACGGGGCGCCCACTCCGGTCTCGGCTTCAACCCGCCGGATGACCTCGGCGCCGGTGGCCAGGTGCTGGGCCACGTACGCGGAGTCCTGTTCGAACTCGCGGGGCTCGCCCTCGGAGCGGCCGGCGGCGTCGGCGTCGCGGGTCGGGATGGAGTGCGTGGCGAACAGGATGTGCACCGGAGCCTCGGGCGTGCCGGCGGAGGCGAGCCGGTCCCGGACCTCGGCCAGGCCGGCGGCGGTGCCCTCGATGAAGGGCTCCACGAAGCCGGGGTGGTCAAAGTACTGGCGCACCTTGTCCACCTCGAGCTTTCCGTCCAGGCCGGTTTCGGTCAGGGCCATGCCGATGTCCTCGCGGTACTGGCGGCAGCTGGAGTAGCAGGAGTAGGCGCTCGTGGTGAGCATGAGGACCTTGCGGTGTCCGGCGTCGTACATGGCCTGGAGCGTCTGCGGGATGTAGGGGTCCCAGTTGCGGTTGCCCCAGTAGACCGGCAGCTCGATGCCGCGGGCGGCCAGCTCCGTCTCCATGGCGGCCTTGAGCGCG
Protein-coding sequences here:
- a CDS encoding LLM class flavin-dependent oxidoreductase, coding for MSAAPASGPALPAGPTAPVGPERILLGLNTFGDVGVFPDGHPVPHAQVLRQLLEQAELADEVGLHAFGVGEHHRRDFAVSAPEVFLAAAAARTKRIRLGSAVTVLSSDDPIRVFQRFATVDALSSGRAEVMLGRGSFIESFPLFGLDLADYDVLFEEKLELFDRVRAQEPVHWEGRTRPAIKGLSVYPPLEHHLLPAWIGVGGTPESVLRCAEYGYPIIFAIIGGQPRSFAPLAGLYREAMAKYGHPMQQMATHSPGHVAATDEDAREEFFPHWIAMRNRIGAERGWGPGSRTEFDAMCTPEGALYVGSPETVAAKIALLKKNLGVDRFDLKYSNGTLPHAAMMRSIELFGTEVAPRVSALLAGPAAG
- a CDS encoding ferrochelatase, encoding MSPLDPQADVAELTAVNPVTEAGRMAPKEYDAVLLASFGGPEGQEDVIPFLRNVTRGRGIPDERLEEVSHHYRANGGISPINAQNRALKAAMETELAARGIELPVYWGNRNWDPYIPQTLQAMYDAGHRKVLMLTTSAYSCYSSCRQYREDIGMALTETGLDGKLEVDKVRQYFDHPGFVEPFIEGTAAGLAEVRDRLASAGTPEAPVHILFATHSIPTRDADAAGRSEGEPREFEQDSAYVAQHLATGAEVIRRVEAETGVGAPWSLVYQSRSGAPHVPWLEPDINDAIEELAGQGVKGIVIVPLGFVSDHMEVVWDLDTEALETCANLGLTAIRVPTPGTHRKFVTGVVDLICERTAANNIADRPHLTRLGPWYDVCRPGCCANFRGEKPTIAGADTTVGTGHDPYPAAGQAAL
- the hemB gene encoding porphobilinogen synthase gives rise to the protein MSFPTHRPRRLRTIPAMRRLTAEHRLSAAELILPAFIREGLDEPNPIASMPGVQQHTTDSLKRAAAEAVELGVGGIMLFGVPAVRDARGTASLDPDGVLNKAIRDVRAEVGDDLVVMSDVCLDEFTDHGHCGVLDANGYVDNDATLEIYGRMAVAQADAGAHVLGPSGMMDGQVAVIRQALEDAGHANTAVVAYAAKYASAFYGPFREAVDSQLTGDRRTYQMDAANRREAILEVDLDLAEGADMVMVKPAMSYLDILADVAAMSPVPVAAYQISGEYSMIEAAAANGWIDRRAAITESVLGIKRAGANMVLTYWASELAGWLKES
- a CDS encoding uroporphyrinogen-III synthase, translating into MGQESARTRDSARAPGSGTEASGDGALDGARILIARSPDRSGELVAALRRLGADPVLLPLIDFEVASDQHSLDVAFDALGAGAYNWLVISSVTTVQVLEAKAAERGSSLCAWLPGHVQVATIGPATRHILESRGVSVDLAPTAQQSGTGLLGIWPEGRSSVLLPQADIADPRLRRGLEARGASVQAVTAYRTVDYPADPRLGLPACQPPLEQPGAGQPADVLTLAAAKGEIRAGRLDAVVAASPSAARRIQADLAPLGTCRFVAIGRSTAAEADRLGLTVDAVAETPTASGLVAAVVRSQETADRRPAGRLPADRFPAEHRAKDNT
- the hemC gene encoding hydroxymethylbilane synthase — translated: MTVRIGTRASKLALTQTQQTADQLAAVGGFAVELVHVRTDGDVLTGPLSQMGGTGVFVAALRDALLRDACDVAVHSLKDLPTGPALGLSLAATPKRVDVRDVLCARDGLNLADLPAGATVGTGSPRRAAQLRAARPDLDIRDIRGNVDTRLGRVPGLPGNTTDAVVEGKSCDLDAVVLAAAGLQRIGRLDAVTEYLATDIMLPAAGQGSLALECRTADAPRKAGSTDGSQGVLAQALAALDDPDTRLAVTAERALLARLEAGCAAPVGAYAYRKGSMLHLEAVVCAVDGTASVRDRKATDGLTEVGATLLGIELAEVLLARGAADIADLAAS
- the hemL gene encoding glutamate-1-semialdehyde 2,1-aminomutase — protein: MTSSMPRNEELFDRARQLMPGGVNSPVRAFGSVGGTPRFMVSAKGAYLTDADGADYVDLVCSWGPALLGHAHPEVLAAVHAAVDRGLSFGASTPDEANLAAIVKERVPAAERVRMVSTGTEATMTAIRLARGYTGRNLVIKFAGCYHGHLDGLLAAAGSGLATLALPGSAGVTAATAAETLVLPYNDLAAVEAAFAKHGDSIAAVITEAAPANMGVVTPGEGFNAGLSRITREHGALLILDEVLTGFRTGYSGYWGLTGGAADAADPWAPDLLTFGKVIGGGMPTAALGGRAEVMDYLAPVGPVYQAGTLSGNPVAMAAGVATLTHATPEVYSFVDARSLELSAALSSALDAAGVDHSIQRAGNLFSVAFGTGARGVHNYDDAQGQDVFRYAPFFHSMLDSGVYLPPSVFEAWFLSAAHDDAAMNRIFDALPAAAKAAAAAKA
- a CDS encoding amino acid ABC transporter ATP-binding protein; protein product: MSDFASGSLTGKNLHLSFGSNHVLRGIDLHVEKGTTASVIGPSGSGKSTLLRVMNRLIEPDQGDILLDGRSVLKDNPDELRQRIGMVFQQFNLFPHKTVVDNVSLALRKLRKLPAEQARAEALEQLDLVGLKHKADARPANLSGGQQQRVAIARALAMKPEVMFFDEATSALDPELVKGVLALMTDLAKGGMTMVVVTHEMGFSRNVSDTVTFMDGGVVVESGPPEQIFTNPQTERLQGFLSDVL